The Candidatus Rokuibacteriota bacterium genome includes the window CGTCGTACACCGCCGCTCGATGATCACCAGCGGCAGGACACGTCCCGTCTCCAGGGCACTCCTTGAAGAAGATGCGCGATGAAGCGCTGACGCTACTTCCCCTACCGACTACATCTACTTTTCCCCCACCGGCCGTGACAGCGGCGCCGGGCGATGGGCCCCCTGGCGGCAGGAGCGCCCGTCTGGTAGGGTTTGGCCATGGCGATCTTCACGGTGACCTGCCCCTGCTGCAACGGGCGGCTCACGATCGATCCAGCGGTCGAGGCTGTCATCGCCCACGAGGGGCCGCCCCGCTCGCGCTCCGGCCTCGATCTCGGGGGGGCGCTGTCCTCGCTCAAGGGAGAGGCGGCGCGGCGGGAGGAGCGCTTCAAGGAGCAGATGAAGGCCGAGCAGGTGAAGGGCAAGGTCCTGGATCGGAAGTTCCAGGAGGGGCTCAAGAAGGCCAAGGACTCTCCTGACGAGCGACCGATCAACCCGATGGAGCTGGACTAGCGTCCGTGGCCGGGGGGGACCTCACCTCCGCGCTCCTCAAGGGTGTCAGCCGCTCCTTCTACCTGTCGGTGGCGGTGCTGCCGTCCGGGGTGCGCCCCACCATCGGGCTCGCCTACCTTCTCGCCCGCGCCGCCGACACCATCGCCGATTCGCGCCTCATCGCCCGGCGCGCCCGCATCACCCATCTGCGGGCGCTGCGGGCCGAGCTGGACGCCCCCGTCCCTGGCCGCATCGAGGAGATCGCGGCCGCCACGCGCGAGGCCCGGGCGCTCGGGGCCGAGCGAACCCTGCTCGAGCGCCTCCCCGACTGCCTCGCCGCCCACCGCGCGCTGGTCCCCGCGGACCGCGAGCGCGTGCGCGCGGTGCTCGCCACCGTCATCGAGGGGATGACCCAGGACCTCGAGCACTTTCCGGGCGAGGACGAACAGGGGCTCGCGGCCCTCGAAACGCGCCTGGATCTCGACCGCTACACCTATCTGGTGGCCGGCTGCGTCGGCGAGTTCTGGACCGAGGTGCACGTGGCCCACCGTCCGCGCCTCCGCGGCTGGGACCTGGTGAGGATGAAGGCGCTGGGCGCCCGCTTCGGCAAGGCGCTGCAGCTCACGAATGTCCTCCGCGATTTGCCCCGCGACCTGCGCCAGGGGCGCTGCTACCTGCCGAGCCGCGACCTGGGCTTCCTGGGCCTCGAGCCGCGCGACCTCCTGGACCCGGCCTCCGGGGTCGCGCTCCGCCCCCTGCTGGTGGAGCTCCTCAACGTGGCGCTGGACCACTACGAGGCGGGCTGGCAGTACACCTTCGCCATCCCCAGGGTCGAGACGCGGATGCGGCTGGCCTGCGCCTGGCCGCTCCTGATCGGGCTCCGGACGCTCGACCTGCTCGCCCGGGAGCCGAACTGGCTCGACCCGGCGGTCACGCTCAAGGTGCCGCGCGTCCGCGTCTACGGCATGATCGCGCAGTCGCTCAGGACGGTCTGGTCCGCGCGCGCGCTCGGCCGTCAGGCGCGGCGCCTCCGGGAGCGGATCGGAGTGGGGAGGCCCGGAAGAAGCCGGCCATGAGCGTCTGGCTCCCCATCGTCCAGGTCAACGCCTTCACCAGCCTCCCCTTCGCCGGCAACCCGGCTGCCGTCGTGCTCGACGCCGAGGCCCTCTCCGAGGCCCAGATGCAGCGGATCGCCGCCGAGATGAAGCTGCCGGGCACCGCCTTCGTCTCGCGCCCCGCGGGCGAGGGCACGGATCTCCGCCTCCGGACCTTCACGCCCACGCGCGAGGTGAACTACTCGGGCCACACGACGCTCGCCGCCGTGCACGCCATGATCGAGGCCGGCCGGCTCCCGGGCGACGGGCTCGTCTTCGACACGCCGGGGGGGAGGCTGGGGGTCCAGGTCGAGCGGAAGATCGGCGGGACGAGCATCTGGCTCCTCCCTCGGCTGCCGAGCTGCGTGCCCTTCGAGGGGCAAGTGCCGGCGCTGCTGGAGACGCTGGGGCTGACCGAGCTCGAGCTGAGCCGCTGGGCGCCGACGGCGGTGACGCCCGACGCCGATCTCCTCGTTCCCGTCCGGGGGCTGGAGGCCCTGCGCCGGCTGCAGCCGGACATGGAACGCGTCGCCACGTTCGGCGAGCGGAACAACCTCCGTGGCATCTGCGTGGTGTCGAAGCAGACGGTGGATCCTGACTCTACGACGCATTGCCGCTTCTTCGCGCCCCATTACGGGATACCGGAGGACTTCGTCACCGGCTCCGTCCACTCCGCCGTGGGCGTCTGGCTGCTGGAGGCCCGCCAGGTTCCGGTGATCCGGGACCATGCCGAGTTCATCGCCGAGCAGGGGGACATGCTCGGCCGGCCGGGGCGGCTCTTCGTCGACGTGCTGGTGGCGAGCCGCAAGCCGGCCCGGGTGCGCGTGGGGGGGCGCGCGGTGACCGTCCTCAGCGGGAGCTTGCGGCTCCCCTGACGCTCAGTCGCCGAGCGGCACGCCGAAGAGCGCGCCCGGGTCCACGCGAGCCTGCCGTACCTGGGCGGCGAAGTGCAGGTGGGGTCCGGTGGCGCGCCCGGACGCGCCCACCGCCCCGATGGGCTCGCCCCGCTCCACGCGGGCGCCCTCGGTCACGTCCACGCGGTCCAGGTGCATGTAGAGCGTGTAGACGCCGAGGCCGTGGTCGATCGCGACGAGACGCCCCGGAAAGAAGAAGTCGGCCACCAGGGCCACCTGGCCGCGGTTCGCCGCGACGACCGGCGTGCCGCGCTCCGCCCGGAAGTCCAGGCCCGAGTGCGGCATCCGCGGCTGGCCGTTGATGATGCGCCTCGAGCCGAAGCCCTCGCCCTTGCCCTCGGCGTCGACGGGCCGCGTGAAGCGACCGCGCCAGAGTCGCTCCGGGGTCGCCGTCTCGTACAGCGTCCTGAGCCGCGCCGACTCCGACTCGGCGCGGCGCTCCGTGTCCGGATCGAGGTCCACCATGTGCCCGGGCAGCGTGAGACGCTGGACCGGGAACCGGCGCGCCCGGACCGTAATGCGCCCGCGCAGCTGCCGACCCTGGCCATCCGCGTCCACGACGCCGAGGCGCCAGGCCGTCCTGCCGGGGCGCGCCTCGAGGTCGATGCCGGCCAGCGCGGCCCAGCCCGCGCCGTAGGGGAAGAAGGTGAGCCCGCGCCCGCCCAGGCTCCCCTCCACCTGGCGGGCGCCCTAGGCGCCCGTGACGAAGACGACGGCCACATCGCCCTGCCGCGGCACCGGCGGGACGATGCGCACCCCGAGCGCCGGCGCGGCGACGGCGGAGCCGGCAGCGAGGAGGAGCACCCCCAGGACCACCAGAGCCCCGGCCCACGCGCGCATGCGCCGATGGTACGCCCCCGCCGGGTCCGCGTCGGGGTGGCCCGCCGCGCCCCGTGCCTGGCAGGGTGCGGGAAGACTCCCCACGCCGCCGCTACGGCTGCTCGGGACGCTGCTGGCGGAGGAACTGCTCGATCTCGGCCACGAGATCGGCCGAGGGCGGCAGCTCGTCGCGGATCTCGCCAGGCCGGGCCGGCTGGATCTCGTCCTCGTCGGGGCGCTTCCGCTCGAGCTTCTTCACGTACTCCGCGATCTTGCCGTTCTGCGAGACGATCTCCTGGAGGTTCTGGTCGAACTGGCGCGCCGCCTCTTCGAG containing:
- a CDS encoding M23 family metallopeptidase gives rise to the protein MEGSLGGRGLTFFPYGAGWAALAGIDLEARPGRTAWRLGVVDADGQGRQLRGRITVRARRFPVQRLTLPGHMVDLDPDTERRAESESARLRTLYETATPERLWRGRFTRPVDAEGKGEGFGSRRIINGQPRMPHSGLDFRAERGTPVVAANRGQVALVADFFFPGRLVAIDHGLGVYTLYMHLDRVDVTEGARVERGEPIGAVGASGRATGPHLHFAAQVRQARVDPGALFGVPLGD
- a CDS encoding squalene/phytoene synthase family protein translates to MAGGDLTSALLKGVSRSFYLSVAVLPSGVRPTIGLAYLLARAADTIADSRLIARRARITHLRALRAELDAPVPGRIEEIAAATREARALGAERTLLERLPDCLAAHRALVPADRERVRAVLATVIEGMTQDLEHFPGEDEQGLAALETRLDLDRYTYLVAGCVGEFWTEVHVAHRPRLRGWDLVRMKALGARFGKALQLTNVLRDLPRDLRQGRCYLPSRDLGFLGLEPRDLLDPASGVALRPLLVELLNVALDHYEAGWQYTFAIPRVETRMRLACAWPLLIGLRTLDLLAREPNWLDPAVTLKVPRVRVYGMIAQSLRTVWSARALGRQARRLRERIGVGRPGRSRP
- a CDS encoding PhzF family phenazine biosynthesis protein; the protein is MSVWLPIVQVNAFTSLPFAGNPAAVVLDAEALSEAQMQRIAAEMKLPGTAFVSRPAGEGTDLRLRTFTPTREVNYSGHTTLAAVHAMIEAGRLPGDGLVFDTPGGRLGVQVERKIGGTSIWLLPRLPSCVPFEGQVPALLETLGLTELELSRWAPTAVTPDADLLVPVRGLEALRRLQPDMERVATFGERNNLRGICVVSKQTVDPDSTTHCRFFAPHYGIPEDFVTGSVHSAVGVWLLEARQVPVIRDHAEFIAEQGDMLGRPGRLFVDVLVASRKPARVRVGGRAVTVLSGSLRLP